The nucleotide window TCGCTACTCACTATTAATCCTCCTTCATTTCTACCGCGGGCATGGCCCCTTGGATCAGACCAGCCAGTTCGATCGCCGAGTTACGAGGCAACAGAAATTGATAAATCTTCCCCTGCGCCACGATTCCCAGCCGGTAACGGGTCACCTTAACGCTGCTGACTTGGTTCAGTGGAATTACCAGGTGACGATGGTTCAAGACGGTGCTGACCGTTAAGACCCCGTTAGCCATGGTGATATTACGAAAGTGAATCTCTAACCAGCAGAGCAGCGCGAAGGCCAC belongs to Levilactobacillus yonginensis and includes:
- a CDS encoding EbsA family protein yields the protein MITQERRFLYQPNPLSSIINWSWTLLVLFMGVIMWLEVTTFNWYTLGLFVAFALLCWLEIHFRNITMANGVLTVSTVLNHRHLVIPLNQVSSVKVTRYRLGIVAQGKIYQFLLPRNSAIELAGLIQGAMPAVEMKED